TTTGCTGGGAGGTTAAGGTTATACATACAGCCCCAGAGTGAACCTCAGTCATCCTTGAGAGAAAAATACAGAACTCAAATTTCAACACCAAACGAACCGCCGGAAGCGGTAAAAATGGGTTTAACGGCCAATGAAGGCAAAAACAAGTTTATGGTGTCCTTAAAAAAGCACACAACACAAATGCTTAAATCAAAAGCTTGCCAACCTGCTGCTACTTTGGTTTAAAAAGGCAATTGACCAGGAAAGTTGTCTCACGATCAACTAAGGTGTCCATATACAAGACTAATCAACCGAGTACTTGGCCACATATGAATTGATAGTGATTGAAGACATTAACCTGGCCAAACGAGTAAAGGGGCAGCGAATGAGATGGTTAGGTCATgtggaaagttttcgactccaagCTAGAAGGACGGAtcagtagaggaagacctcgtctaATGTGGCGCACGATAGTGCAAGGGAATCTCAATCGCCAAACTGGAAGCAGCtagctaaggatagagctggctgaAGAAGCTTGTTGGTGtaggcgctggtcaccctaagttaGTAAGTAAGATCGTTACATTGGacttaatttattaatattatttccTCCACTTCGCCTATgtcaaagtaaaaattgtatggtATAATCTATCTTTGGGTAAATTTgcctttttaatttaactttcgAAACTTATTCCTATATTTCCTCGATCGATGCTTTCTCgtgtatctactgctaagtacttctggttgtattcaactccatttcttttatagaaaaaatctCTTTGAATGGATTTAGAAGttctaaaaagtactttgctgagcccaaaggaacacagccctTATGTGATCTCTGACATCAAGTTATCGAAATCAATAAAAACAAGTTGGGTAAGAATAAGAAACCATTATAAAGTTATGGAAATAGTTTAATGTAAAACGAGGACAAGTAGATTTGGACGACCTGTGGTTCTTTCACATTTATTTCTGATAAAAATCTCTTCCATGAATCGCTGGATTTTCCTTGCGTCATTCACTCTCCAATTTCTCTGTATCATTTCGGTATGCAATATCGCGAATTCCATCAGcataactattttatttttttttttttagcttcaagATATCCtatagataaattttatttgcttaattTGTTACTATCACTaagatttactttaaaaaaaagtaacattttgaGATATTCCTTGTGTATTCCGCTATCACATTTGTTGTAGAAACAAATTTTCCGTATCCGAATGCTTTTTCCATTCGAAAACGAGTTTCGAGCGAAAATTAGAgattaagcttttttaaaaataatttcctctCAAAGCACTGTATCGTTCAAAAAAGTAAGTAAATGAAAATCAATGAATTAcatattgaatttattatttttgaaacccTAAAAAGTGTAATTTAGGCTTAGAACATGctaaaaatttctcaaaaacgtctTTAACTTAAATCTaacaaatcaattttgtatcaaTCTATTTTCTATAGTCATGACCTCTTCGTGCTCCTCGAGACATTCCAACAAATCGTGGTTTATTACTACTACGACTTCTGTAATAAGGATCATCATCCAAAGGATACTCCTCACAGCGCCTTTTCCTAGAATCATCTTGTCTGTGTCTCCTCTCGGGATAATCATCCCTTCGCCTCGTTCTAAAATCATCTTCTCTGTGACTCCTTTTGGGAGAATCATCCCTTCGATTCCATCTGGAGTCCTCTTCTCTGCGACTTCTTTTGGGAGAATCATCGCTTCGCCTCCTCCTGGATTCGTCTACTCTTCGACTTTTCTCAGGGGAATCATCCCTTCGCCTTCTCTTTGAATCATCTTCGTCACTGTCGTtggattctttttttattatcgtTTTTTGAGAATCTTCATCACGACTTCTTTCTTTAGCGAATTCCTTTAAAGATTCCTGAAAGCTATCTTTTCGTTGAGAACCGCTTTTTGAACTTGAAGATGCTCCACGATCTTCAAACCAGTTTTTCTCTTTAATTTCTTCTTTCTCTTTGCTATCCATGTCTTTATAGATTCTCTTACCGAAGGTTTTTAAGGCTTCATCATCGTCGGATGAATCTTCATCACCCAAACGTTTTCGttcactttttcggaattcctTTCGAACCGAAGGCAAATCTCCGATGTGTGTCCGGATGACATTTGCTTGGCTAACGTACTTCTTCGGATCATAGTCAACAGCTTCGGTGTCATCCCAGTTTTCGTCACAATCGATTTCGACCTGCTGGCGGTCTGCTTCGTCGATTTTAACTGGAAGcgtattgtatttgtattgatGGATTATAGCTTTATCTTTGCAATTAGCTACGTGGTGCTGGAACAAGTATTTTTGGTAAAATGTAATAATGGATAGTAAAAGTTATAATTACCGTGAACTCAGGCTCGGGAATCAAATGACTAGCATTGAAAGGACACTTGATTAGTTCAGCATCTGGATAGCTGAGGCGACATTTGATGAGATGGGGAATTAGACGTTTTCTAAGCATTTGATGATATTTGTTGTAGGGACACTCAACCATGTCATCGTCCTGGGCTgctgaaaacatttttattatttacttattttaaaaaaggatGCGGTAAGagtattttgcaaaaaaaaattaaattggttttcttgatttggtttttattttttgtaaacaacGAGACATTTGACATTTGACAGTTGAGTTTTGTTTGATTCAATCATAAGGTCTGTTTGGTAACTTTTTGTAGGGGACTGTCTAATTCTATTTGTTGAAGAGAGACAAATTCTCCCAGCAAGTAAAGCttccctgcaaaccaaacctcagtagtttaggggaaattacaaccaccaacaaagggCGCATTCACAAACCTAGGTGCTACGTAGCGACTCGTTCTGATTGGCTGAAAATAGCTAAGAAATTAGTTGAAATTTCCCCTCCGACGTAGGTGAAAAATTTTCAGCTTAAAAACTAGCTGACATTTCTCAGTCAGCTGTTTGATGGAAACAAAttctatttgaatttaaaatttggtggaattgatgaaaaaagcatataaaataaaattaattgtgtAGTATGTGAATATAAATCAGGAAATTAaggaatttcaaagaaaaaaaagccatttaaaccactcaaaacacattttttttttattgcatctgtCACCTAGCTTTGTAGTGCAAATTCGCATTCCAAAAGCTAGT
This DNA window, taken from Episyrphus balteatus chromosome 2, idEpiBalt1.1, whole genome shotgun sequence, encodes the following:
- the LOC129909907 gene encoding nuclear speckle splicing regulatory protein 1-like — its product is MFSAAQDDDMVECPYNKYHQMLRKRLIPHLIKCRLSYPDAELIKCPFNASHLIPEPEFTHHVANCKDKAIIHQYKYNTLPVKIDEADRQQVEIDCDENWDDTEAVDYDPKKYVSQANVIRTHIGDLPSVRKEFRKSERKRLGDEDSSDDDEALKTFGKRIYKDMDSKEKEEIKEKNWFEDRGASSSSKSGSQRKDSFQESLKEFAKERSRDEDSQKTIIKKESNDSDEDDSKRRRRDDSPEKSRRVDESRRRRSDDSPKRSRREEDSRWNRRDDSPKRSHREDDFRTRRRDDYPERRHRQDDSRKRRCEEYPLDDDPYYRSRSSNKPRFVGMSRGARRGHDYRK